The following are from one region of the Noviherbaspirillum sedimenti genome:
- a CDS encoding DUF494 family protein — MFDVLVYLYETYYRPDACPDPEALVKKLSAVGFENDEISKALGWLTDLDKATTDFSDRYPEQTKFSGGMRFYAPQELEVLGTAAVGFIQFLESAKLLDPIQREIVIERALAASDRRLSLDKLKVIVLMVLWSQGKEPDGLMFDELFWDNENTEARLLH, encoded by the coding sequence ATGTTCGACGTCCTTGTTTACCTCTACGAAACCTACTATCGTCCCGACGCCTGCCCGGACCCGGAGGCCTTGGTCAAGAAGCTGTCGGCAGTGGGATTTGAAAACGATGAAATCAGCAAGGCGCTGGGTTGGCTGACCGATCTTGACAAGGCGACCACCGATTTTTCCGATCGTTATCCGGAACAGACCAAATTTTCGGGGGGCATGCGTTTTTATGCGCCGCAAGAGCTCGAAGTGCTCGGCACTGCGGCGGTCGGCTTCATTCAATTCCTCGAGTCTGCCAAGCTGCTCGACCCGATCCAGCGCGAAATCGTCATTGAACGCGCGCTTGCTGCCAGTGACCGCAGGCTTTCGCTCGACAAGCTCAAGGTCATTGTACTGATGGTGTTGTGGAGCCAGGGCAAGGAACCGGATGGCTTGATGTTCGACGAACTGTTCTGGGACAACGAAAATACCGAAGCCCGGCTATTGCACTAA
- a CDS encoding DNA topoisomerase III: MTKTLIIAEKPSVANDIAKTLGGFTKHDEYFESDEYVLSSAVGHLVEIGVPEEYDVKRGKWTFTHLPMIPPHFALNPIAKTESRLKVLNRLIKRKDVTALINACDAGREGELIFRLIAQYAKAKQPIKRLWLQSMTPGAIRDGFKHLREDQDMLPLADAARCRSEADWLIGINGTRAMTAFNSKEGGFYLTTVGRVQTPTLSIVVEREEKIKKFVPRDYWEVRADFVCAAGIYEGRWLDTRHKKDETDPEKRAERLWSRAAAESIVAACRGKIGKVTEESKPTTQMAPALFDLTSLQREANSRFGFSAKNTLGLAQALYEKHKVLTYPRTDSRHLPEDYIATVQQTLETVAENNNYHQFAKQILNKGWVKPNKRIFDNTKISDHFAIIPTTQAPKNLSEPEQKLYDLVTRRFMSVFFPAAEFQVTTRFTEVSGHQFKSEGKVMTDPGWLAIYGKEAAGDKDEDKAKILVAVAKGETVKTDKVEPYGLVTKPPARYSEATLLSAMEGAGKLIDDDELREAMSGKGLGTPATRAAIIEGLLNEKYLLREGRELIPTAKAFQLMTLLRGLGVQELTSPELTGGWEYKLAQMERGKISREEFMREIAQMTQIIVKRAKEYDNDTIPGEYATLKTPCPNCGGVVKENYRRFACTKCEFSMSKTPGSRQFEIAEVEELLAQREIGPLQGFRSKMGRPFAAILKIARDEEHNNYKLEFDFGQNQDDENAEAVDFTGQTALGPCPKCASGVYEMGLAYVCEKTVAKPKACDFRSGRIILQQEILPEQMAKLLNDGKTDLLPGFVSQRTRRPFKAFLVRGKDGKVSFEFEERKAKAPAKGKAAKPADDAAAPVEKAATKVPLKKAVAKSAVAKKAPAKKVAAKKAVAKKAVA, from the coding sequence ATGACTAAGACCCTCATCATCGCCGAGAAGCCTTCCGTCGCCAACGATATCGCGAAGACGCTCGGTGGCTTTACCAAGCACGATGAGTACTTCGAGTCCGACGAGTACGTCCTGTCGTCGGCGGTCGGCCATCTGGTCGAAATCGGCGTGCCGGAAGAATATGATGTCAAGCGCGGCAAATGGACCTTCACCCATCTGCCGATGATTCCGCCGCACTTCGCCCTGAACCCGATCGCCAAGACCGAGTCGCGCCTGAAAGTCTTGAACCGCCTGATCAAGCGCAAGGATGTCACGGCCCTGATCAATGCCTGCGACGCCGGGCGCGAGGGCGAACTGATCTTCCGCCTGATTGCGCAATACGCCAAAGCCAAGCAGCCGATCAAGCGCCTGTGGCTGCAGTCGATGACGCCGGGCGCGATCCGCGATGGTTTCAAGCACTTGCGCGAAGACCAGGACATGCTGCCGCTGGCCGACGCCGCACGTTGCCGCAGCGAAGCCGACTGGCTGATCGGCATCAACGGCACCCGCGCCATGACGGCCTTCAATTCCAAGGAAGGTGGCTTTTACCTGACGACGGTCGGCCGCGTGCAGACGCCGACCTTGTCGATCGTGGTCGAGCGCGAGGAAAAGATCAAGAAGTTCGTGCCGCGCGACTATTGGGAAGTGCGCGCCGACTTCGTCTGCGCCGCCGGCATTTATGAAGGACGCTGGCTCGACACCAGGCACAAGAAGGACGAGACCGACCCCGAAAAAAGGGCCGAGCGCCTGTGGAGCCGCGCCGCTGCCGAATCGATCGTTGCCGCCTGTCGCGGCAAGATTGGCAAGGTCACCGAAGAGTCGAAGCCGACCACGCAAATGGCACCGGCCCTGTTCGACCTGACCAGCCTGCAGCGCGAAGCCAATTCCCGCTTCGGTTTCTCGGCCAAGAATACGCTGGGCCTGGCGCAGGCGCTGTATGAAAAGCACAAGGTACTGACGTATCCGCGTACCGATTCGCGCCATCTGCCGGAAGACTATATTGCGACAGTGCAGCAGACGCTGGAAACGGTAGCGGAAAACAATAACTATCATCAGTTCGCCAAGCAGATCCTGAACAAGGGCTGGGTCAAGCCGAACAAGCGGATTTTCGACAATACGAAAATCAGCGATCACTTCGCCATCATCCCGACCACCCAGGCACCGAAGAATTTGTCGGAGCCGGAACAGAAACTGTACGACCTGGTCACGCGCCGTTTCATGTCGGTGTTTTTTCCGGCGGCCGAATTCCAGGTCACCACGCGATTCACCGAAGTCTCCGGCCACCAGTTCAAGTCCGAAGGCAAGGTGATGACCGACCCCGGCTGGCTGGCCATTTATGGCAAGGAAGCGGCCGGCGACAAGGACGAGGACAAGGCCAAGATCCTGGTCGCCGTGGCCAAGGGCGAAACCGTCAAGACCGACAAGGTCGAACCCTACGGCCTGGTGACCAAGCCACCGGCGCGCTATTCGGAAGCCACCCTGCTCTCCGCCATGGAAGGCGCCGGCAAGCTGATCGATGATGATGAACTGCGCGAAGCCATGTCCGGCAAGGGCCTCGGCACGCCGGCCACGCGTGCAGCCATTATCGAAGGCCTGCTGAACGAAAAATACCTGCTGCGCGAAGGGCGCGAACTGATCCCGACCGCCAAGGCGTTCCAGTTGATGACCTTGTTGCGCGGCCTCGGCGTGCAGGAACTGACCTCGCCCGAGCTGACTGGCGGCTGGGAATACAAGCTGGCGCAAATGGAGCGCGGCAAGATCAGCCGCGAGGAATTCATGCGCGAGATCGCGCAAATGACGCAAATCATCGTCAAGCGCGCCAAGGAATACGACAACGACACCATCCCCGGCGAGTACGCGACCCTGAAGACGCCCTGCCCGAATTGCGGCGGTGTGGTCAAGGAAAACTACCGGCGCTTTGCCTGCACCAAGTGCGAATTTTCGATGTCGAAGACGCCGGGCAGCCGCCAGTTTGAAATCGCTGAAGTCGAGGAGTTGCTGGCCCAGCGTGAGATCGGCCCCCTGCAAGGTTTCCGCTCGAAGATGGGGCGGCCGTTTGCCGCCATCCTGAAAATCGCCCGCGACGAAGAGCACAACAATTACAAGCTCGAATTCGATTTCGGCCAGAATCAGGACGACGAGAATGCCGAAGCCGTCGATTTCACTGGCCAGACCGCCCTTGGGCCTTGCCCGAAATGCGCCAGCGGGGTGTATGAAATGGGCCTGGCCTATGTCTGCGAAAAGACCGTGGCCAAGCCAAAGGCATGCGACTTCCGCAGCGGCCGCATCATCCTGCAGCAGGAAATCCTGCCGGAGCAGATGGCCAAGCTCTTAAATGACGGCAAGACGGATCTCTTGCCGGGCTTTGTCTCGCAGCGCACGCGCCGCCCGTTCAAGGCTTTCCTGGTACGCGGCAAGGATGGCAAGGTCAGCTTCGAGTTCGAGGAGCGCAAGGCCAAGGCGCCCGCCAAGGGCAAGGCTGCCAAGCCGGCCGATGACGCTGCTGCCCCGGTAGAAAAAGCAGCAACCAAGGTGCCGCTGAAAAAGGCTGTTGCCAAGAGCGCCGTGGCAAAAAAAGCGCCTGCTAAAAAAGTTGCCGCCAAAAAGGCTGTTGCCAAAAAGGCTGTCGCGTAA
- a CDS encoding LysM peptidoglycan-binding domain-containing protein, whose amino-acid sequence MKNFSTAVVSLVFATACAALVSPAAVAAAKCEFKPDAPDSHKVVRGDTLWDISGKFLQHPWCWPQVWGLNRDQIKNPHWIYPGQIVYFDRTTGRLSLGKPVGAGGTGGTVRLSPQVRVEGMGQDAVPAIPSGAIEPFLSQPLIVTAEQLQGTPRIVASQEGRVSLAKNDRAYVSGDLKGGTSFQAFRPGKPLLDPDTKQVIGYEAAYLGTLKLTRAAKEANEAHSFMVVSSKEEMGVGDRLLPVPPTPMLNYVPHAPEQQVAARIVSVYGGVTHAGQNQIVSINRGAKDGVDLGTVLELYRHGGLIRDRTDTKEMIKLPDEKYGALFVFRIFDNISYALIMHVADTVQVGDVARSPE is encoded by the coding sequence ATGAAAAATTTTAGCACAGCCGTCGTTTCTCTCGTTTTTGCAACGGCTTGCGCCGCGCTGGTTTCGCCTGCTGCAGTTGCGGCCGCCAAATGCGAATTCAAGCCCGACGCGCCGGATTCGCACAAGGTCGTGCGCGGCGATACGCTGTGGGATATCTCCGGGAAATTTCTGCAACATCCGTGGTGCTGGCCGCAAGTCTGGGGCCTGAACCGTGACCAGATCAAGAATCCGCACTGGATCTATCCTGGACAGATCGTTTATTTCGACCGTACCACCGGCCGCCTGAGCCTGGGCAAACCGGTTGGCGCCGGCGGTACTGGCGGCACGGTGCGGCTGTCGCCGCAAGTGCGTGTCGAAGGCATGGGCCAGGACGCGGTGCCGGCAATTCCTTCGGGCGCGATCGAGCCCTTCCTGTCGCAGCCGCTGATCGTCACGGCGGAACAATTGCAAGGCACGCCGCGCATCGTCGCCAGCCAGGAAGGCCGCGTCAGTCTCGCCAAGAATGACCGGGCGTATGTCAGCGGTGACTTGAAAGGCGGAACCTCGTTCCAGGCTTTCCGCCCGGGCAAGCCGCTGCTCGATCCTGATACCAAGCAAGTGATCGGCTATGAAGCCGCTTATCTTGGCACGCTGAAACTGACCCGCGCCGCCAAGGAGGCCAATGAGGCGCATTCCTTCATGGTAGTCAGCTCGAAGGAAGAGATGGGCGTGGGCGACCGCCTGCTGCCGGTGCCGCCAACGCCCATGCTCAATTACGTACCGCACGCGCCCGAGCAGCAAGTGGCCGCGCGCATCGTCTCGGTCTATGGCGGCGTCACCCACGCCGGCCAGAACCAGATCGTCTCGATCAACCGCGGCGCCAAGGATGGCGTCGATCTGGGCACCGTGCTGGAGCTGTACCGCCATGGCGGCCTGATCCGGGATCGTACCGATACCAAGGAAATGATCAAGCTGCCGGATGAAAAATACGGCGCGCTGTTCGTCTTCCGTATATTCGACAACATCTCATACGCGCTGATCATGCACGTGGCCGACACCGTGCAGGTCGGCGACGTCGCCAGGTCACCCGAATAA
- a CDS encoding substrate-binding domain-containing protein: MMRRHVVSALAIMCAAASVQAKDIKIAHIYCKTGILEAYAKQTQVGLQLGLQYATKGTNEVNGNKLVLIDKDDQCKPDIGKAQLTAAYQDDKADIAVGPTHSGVALAMLPIAEEFKKILLVEPAVADAITGEKWNKYIFRTGRNSSQDAISNAVAIDKAGTTIVTFAPDSSFGRDGIKAFKGAIKNAKLVHEEYAPPTSTDFTASAQRIIEKLKDQPGRKIMWLMWAGGGDPFGKFGDMNLKERYGIEISTGGNILPAMASYKKLPGMEGALYYYYGIPKNPINNWLNTEHYKRFKTPPDFFTAGGMAAGIAVVEALKKTGGDTNTDKLIAAMEGMSFDTPKGKMTFRKEDHQAMQSMYHFKIKNDPAFVWGVPELVREIKPEEMEIPIRNKR, encoded by the coding sequence ATGATGAGACGTCACGTAGTATCCGCCCTGGCCATCATGTGCGCCGCTGCATCCGTGCAAGCCAAGGACATCAAGATTGCCCACATTTACTGCAAGACCGGCATCCTGGAAGCCTACGCCAAGCAAACCCAGGTGGGCCTGCAGCTCGGCCTGCAATATGCCACCAAGGGCACCAACGAAGTCAACGGCAACAAACTGGTGTTGATCGACAAGGATGACCAGTGCAAGCCCGACATCGGCAAGGCCCAGCTGACCGCCGCCTACCAGGATGACAAGGCTGACATCGCCGTCGGCCCGACCCACTCGGGCGTGGCGCTGGCCATGCTGCCGATCGCCGAAGAATTCAAGAAGATCCTGTTGGTGGAACCGGCCGTGGCCGACGCCATCACCGGCGAAAAATGGAACAAGTACATTTTCCGCACCGGCCGCAATTCGTCCCAGGACGCCATCTCCAACGCCGTGGCCATCGACAAGGCTGGCACCACCATCGTGACCTTCGCACCGGATTCTTCCTTTGGCCGTGACGGCATCAAGGCCTTCAAGGGCGCCATCAAGAATGCCAAGCTGGTGCATGAAGAATACGCCCCGCCGACCTCCACCGACTTCACCGCCAGCGCGCAGCGCATCATCGAAAAGCTCAAGGACCAGCCGGGTCGCAAGATCATGTGGCTGATGTGGGCCGGTGGCGGCGACCCGTTCGGCAAGTTTGGCGACATGAACCTGAAAGAGCGTTACGGCATCGAAATCTCCACCGGCGGCAACATCCTGCCGGCGATGGCGTCGTACAAGAAGTTGCCGGGCATGGAAGGCGCGCTGTACTACTACTACGGCATCCCGAAAAACCCGATCAACAACTGGCTGAATACCGAGCACTACAAGCGCTTCAAGACCCCGCCTGATTTCTTCACGGCCGGTGGCATGGCAGCGGGTATCGCCGTGGTCGAAGCCCTGAAGAAGACCGGTGGCGACACCAACACCGACAAGCTCATCGCCGCCATGGAAGGCATGAGCTTCGACACACCGAAGGGCAAGATGACTTTCCGCAAGGAAGACCATCAGGCGATGCAATCGATGTACCACTTCAAGATCAAGAACGACCCGGCATTCGTCTGGGGCGTGCCTGAACTGGTGCGCGAAATCAAGCCGGAAGAAATGGAAATTCCTATCCGCAACAAGCGTTAA
- a CDS encoding ABC transporter ATP-binding protein gives MSVKKMDTAGKKAGTVSLETRDLTIRFGGHVAVNSVSCAFKAGTLTAIVGPNGAGKTTYFNLISGQLTASTGQVLLHGKDISHLQASARMHAGLGRAFQLTSLFPRLTVLENVRLALQSRRELGLDMWHIWSDHKDLITRAEEVLETVALANKRNIYAAALPHGDQRKLEVGLLMALDPSIYMFDEPTAGMSVDEVPVILDLIRGLKAKSDKTILLVEHKMDVVRELADRIIVLHNGTLMADGEPEAVIASPVVQQAYLGLAPVGEAA, from the coding sequence ATGTCTGTAAAAAAAATGGATACGGCCGGCAAGAAAGCCGGCACTGTATCTCTGGAGACGCGCGACTTGACGATCCGTTTCGGCGGCCACGTCGCGGTTAACTCGGTTTCATGCGCGTTCAAGGCGGGTACCTTGACCGCCATTGTCGGCCCGAACGGCGCTGGCAAGACCACCTATTTCAACCTGATTTCCGGCCAGCTGACGGCTTCAACCGGGCAAGTCCTGTTGCATGGCAAGGACATCTCCCATCTGCAGGCTTCGGCGCGCATGCATGCCGGCCTGGGCCGCGCATTCCAGCTCACCAGCCTGTTCCCGCGCCTGACGGTGCTGGAAAACGTGCGCCTGGCGCTGCAATCGCGCCGCGAACTGGGTCTGGACATGTGGCATATCTGGAGCGACCACAAGGACCTGATCACGCGCGCCGAGGAAGTTCTCGAAACGGTCGCATTGGCCAACAAGCGCAACATCTACGCCGCGGCACTGCCGCATGGCGACCAGCGCAAGCTGGAAGTGGGCTTGCTGATGGCGCTGGACCCGTCGATCTACATGTTCGATGAGCCGACCGCCGGCATGAGCGTCGATGAAGTGCCGGTGATCCTGGACCTGATTCGCGGCCTCAAAGCCAAGAGCGACAAGACCATCCTGCTGGTCGAGCACAAGATGGATGTGGTGCGCGAACTGGCCGACCGCATCATCGTGCTGCACAACGGAACCCTGATGGCCGATGGTGAACCGGAAGCGGTGATCGCCTCGCCTGTCGTTCAACAAGCCTACCTCGGTCTTGCGCCGGTTGGAGAAGCCGCATGA
- a CDS encoding ABC transporter ATP-binding protein yields MNAPLLKLEGVNTHIGPYHILHGVDLQVPRGQMTMLLGRNGAGKSTALRTIMGLWQASKGKITFDGVDITKTPTPDISRAGIAYVPENMGIFSDLTVRENMILAARGASSVEDIDQKRLDWIFSLFPAMKKFWEHPAGKLSGGQKQMLAVSRAIVEPRKLLLIDEPSKGLAPAIIANMISAFRELKQTDTTILLVEQNFNFAKQLGDTVAVMDNGKIVHRGLMAELAEDEALQTQLLGLSLNAHQ; encoded by the coding sequence ATGAATGCACCCCTGTTGAAACTCGAAGGCGTCAATACGCACATCGGTCCCTATCACATCCTGCACGGCGTCGACCTGCAGGTGCCGCGCGGCCAGATGACCATGCTGCTGGGGCGTAATGGCGCCGGCAAGTCCACTGCCCTGCGCACCATCATGGGCCTGTGGCAGGCATCCAAAGGCAAGATTACCTTTGACGGTGTCGACATCACCAAGACACCGACGCCCGATATTTCCCGCGCAGGCATCGCCTACGTACCGGAAAACATGGGGATTTTCTCCGACCTGACCGTGCGTGAAAACATGATCCTCGCCGCGCGCGGCGCCAGCAGCGTCGAAGACATCGACCAGAAGCGCCTGGACTGGATCTTTTCGCTGTTTCCGGCAATGAAGAAATTCTGGGAGCATCCTGCCGGCAAGCTGTCCGGTGGCCAGAAACAGATGCTGGCGGTCTCGCGCGCGATCGTCGAGCCGCGCAAGCTGTTGCTGATCGACGAACCCAGCAAGGGCCTGGCACCGGCGATCATCGCCAACATGATTTCGGCGTTCCGCGAACTCAAGCAGACCGACACCACGATCCTGCTGGTGGAACAGAACTTCAACTTTGCCAAGCAGCTGGGCGACACGGTGGCCGTGATGGATAACGGCAAGATCGTGCACCGCGGCCTGATGGCAGAACTGGCTGAGGACGAAGCGCTGCAAACACAGCTGCTCGGCCTTTCCCTGAACGCTCACCAATGA
- the def gene encoding peptide deformylase codes for MSLLNILRYPDPRLHKIARPVTVFDARLKQLVADMAATMYDAPGVGLAATQIDVHEQIVVIDTSETQNALQVFINPQIVWSSAEKRVYDEGCLSVPGIYDGVERPAQVRVKALDLEGKPFEIEADDLLAVCVQHEIDHLKGKVFVEYLSPLKRNRIKTKLLKEEKEMQRSRQKSVGVY; via the coding sequence ATGTCATTATTAAATATTCTGCGGTATCCCGATCCGCGCCTGCACAAAATCGCCCGGCCCGTCACGGTTTTCGACGCACGCCTGAAGCAGCTGGTGGCCGACATGGCTGCGACCATGTACGACGCGCCCGGCGTCGGCCTGGCCGCGACCCAGATCGATGTGCACGAACAGATCGTCGTCATCGACACCTCGGAAACGCAAAATGCGCTACAAGTGTTCATCAATCCGCAAATCGTCTGGTCCAGCGCAGAAAAGCGCGTCTATGACGAAGGCTGCCTGTCGGTGCCCGGCATTTACGATGGCGTCGAACGTCCCGCGCAGGTGCGGGTGAAGGCGCTGGATCTTGAGGGCAAGCCTTTCGAGATCGAAGCCGACGATTTGCTGGCGGTCTGCGTGCAGCACGAGATCGACCATTTGAAGGGCAAGGTCTTCGTCGAATACCTGTCGCCGCTGAAGCGCAACCGCATCAAGACCAAGCTGCTGAAGGAAGAAAAGGAAATGCAGCGCAGCCGGCAGAAATCTGTCGGCGTGTATTGA
- the dprA gene encoding DNA-processing protein DprA has protein sequence MAGTLGQAPADADQLAHWLRLEAVRGVGPETARKLLRRFGLPANVFSADFNALRELVSERIVQALAASPDAALCARIERALQWAGEPGNHILTLADADYPANLLHTADPPLLLYVKGRIELLSRPALAVVGSRNATAQGIVNAEKFAEALSLAGWTIVSGLALGIDTAAHQGALRHAVDGQGAGGATVAVIGTGADIVYPTRNRALAHQIAQAGCIVSEYPLGTAALSANFPRRNRIISGLSRGVLVIEAAAESGSLITARMAAEQGRDVFAIPGSIHSPLAKGCHQLIKQGAKLVESAQDILEEYGQERSGAVLAPADAIAAAPPPDPLLDLLGFDPVDVETLAQRTGQDIASLHAKLLTLELQGRLERLPGEIYRRLQ, from the coding sequence GTGGCCGGCACGCTCGGTCAGGCGCCTGCGGACGCCGATCAGCTGGCGCACTGGCTGCGGCTGGAAGCGGTGCGCGGGGTCGGCCCGGAAACCGCGCGCAAGCTGCTGCGCCGCTTCGGCTTGCCAGCCAATGTTTTTAGTGCCGATTTCAATGCCTTGCGCGAACTGGTTTCCGAACGCATCGTGCAAGCGCTGGCGGCGTCGCCCGATGCCGCATTGTGCGCCCGGATCGAACGCGCGCTGCAATGGGCGGGCGAACCCGGCAACCACATCCTCACCCTGGCCGATGCCGATTACCCGGCGAACCTTCTACACACCGCCGATCCGCCCCTGCTGCTGTATGTCAAAGGCCGCATCGAACTGTTGTCGCGCCCGGCGCTGGCGGTGGTCGGCAGCCGCAATGCGACGGCACAAGGCATTGTTAATGCTGAAAAATTTGCCGAAGCCCTGAGCCTGGCCGGATGGACCATCGTCTCGGGCCTGGCGCTGGGCATCGATACCGCCGCGCACCAAGGCGCGCTGCGCCATGCGGTCGATGGACAAGGTGCGGGCGGCGCCACCGTCGCTGTAATTGGCACCGGCGCCGATATTGTCTACCCGACCCGCAACCGCGCGCTCGCGCACCAGATCGCCCAAGCCGGCTGTATTGTCAGCGAATATCCGCTCGGCACAGCCGCCCTTTCCGCTAACTTCCCGCGCCGTAACCGCATCATCAGCGGCTTGTCGCGCGGCGTGCTGGTGATCGAAGCGGCTGCCGAATCGGGCTCGCTCATCACGGCGCGCATGGCTGCCGAACAGGGCCGCGACGTTTTCGCCATTCCTGGCTCCATTCATTCGCCGCTGGCCAAGGGCTGCCACCAGTTGATCAAGCAGGGCGCCAAGCTGGTCGAATCGGCGCAGGACATACTGGAGGAATACGGCCAGGAGAGGTCTGGCGCCGTCCTTGCGCCGGCAGACGCTATTGCCGCCGCGCCGCCGCCTGATCCGTTGCTGGACTTGCTCGGTTTCGACCCGGTCGATGTTGAAACCCTGGCACAGCGCACCGGCCAGGACATCGCCAGCCTGCATGCAAAATTGCTCACGCTGGAGTTGCAAGGCCGCCTGGAACGTCTGCCCGGCGAAATCTACCGCCGCTTGCAGTAG
- a CDS encoding branched-chain amino acid ABC transporter permease: MSTAELPIAKKAVQTAAIPKKQIDWIPLLLTPVLALAALPFISPSTWLTLTIAGLAMGMIIFVIASGLTLIFGLMDVLNFGHGLFIALGGYVAYSVLGVLSGWVAADSMLLNIGAIMVAIVAAMVVSGLVGWVFERVLVRRVYGLHLMQILITMGGMVVGEELIKVIWGAAQMPMAVPTTLLGSGEFLGVPFEKYRIFAVVIGLIVFAIMMLVLNRTKLGLLIRAGVQDAEMVESLGYRIKSLFVGVFVTGTALAGLGGVLWGLYQQGLTPQMGAGVNVLIFIVIIIGGLGSTGGSFIGAMLVGLLANYTGYLTPKVALVSNILLMVAILVWRPNGIYKVTNR; the protein is encoded by the coding sequence ATGAGCACAGCTGAACTTCCCATTGCAAAAAAAGCCGTCCAGACGGCGGCAATTCCGAAAAAGCAGATCGACTGGATCCCGCTATTGCTGACGCCGGTTCTGGCATTGGCGGCGCTGCCTTTCATCAGCCCTTCGACCTGGCTGACCCTGACCATCGCCGGCCTCGCGATGGGCATGATCATCTTCGTCATCGCCTCCGGCCTGACCCTGATCTTCGGCTTGATGGATGTGCTGAACTTCGGCCATGGCCTGTTCATCGCGCTAGGCGGCTATGTTGCCTATTCCGTGCTGGGCGTGCTATCCGGCTGGGTCGCTGCGGATAGCATGCTGCTCAATATCGGCGCGATCATGGTCGCCATCGTGGCAGCCATGGTGGTCTCCGGCCTGGTCGGCTGGGTATTCGAACGGGTCCTGGTGCGCCGTGTGTATGGCCTGCACCTGATGCAAATCCTGATTACCATGGGCGGCATGGTGGTTGGCGAGGAGCTGATCAAGGTGATCTGGGGCGCTGCGCAGATGCCCATGGCCGTGCCGACTACCCTGCTGGGTAGCGGTGAATTCCTCGGCGTTCCGTTCGAGAAATACCGCATCTTTGCCGTGGTGATCGGCCTGATCGTGTTTGCCATCATGATGCTGGTGCTGAACCGTACCAAGCTTGGCTTGCTGATCCGCGCCGGCGTGCAGGATGCCGAAATGGTGGAAAGTCTTGGCTACCGCATCAAGTCCCTGTTCGTCGGCGTGTTCGTCACCGGTACCGCACTGGCGGGGCTGGGCGGCGTGCTGTGGGGGCTGTACCAGCAAGGGCTGACGCCACAGATGGGTGCAGGCGTCAACGTCCTGATCTTCATCGTGATCATTATCGGTGGCCTGGGTTCTACCGGCGGCTCTTTCATCGGCGCCATGCTGGTTGGCTTGCTGGCCAACTACACCGGTTATCTGACGCCGAAAGTGGCTCTCGTTTCCAATATCCTGTTGATGGTCGCAATTCTCGTATGGCGTCCAAACGGTATCTATAAGGTGACCAACCGATGA
- a CDS encoding DUF6559 family protein: MSPRDRKSQVKAVGNDLVKHYGKKRFYTVQQVKDANRRNDIGIDAGCWSHAAFNSHSDFDAYHESIGEKCDYAAMKSEMLGSVSNASDASWFDIDLSWLEFPDMDWSIFDFVDF; encoded by the coding sequence ATGTCGCCACGCGACAGAAAATCACAAGTAAAAGCCGTCGGAAATGATCTGGTCAAACATTACGGTAAGAAGCGTTTTTATACCGTCCAACAGGTAAAGGATGCGAATCGCCGAAATGACATTGGCATTGATGCAGGCTGTTGGTCACATGCGGCATTCAATAGTCATTCAGACTTCGACGCCTATCATGAATCCATTGGAGAGAAGTGTGATTACGCTGCGATGAAAAGTGAAATGCTTGGGTCGGTAAGTAATGCTTCAGACGCATCGTGGTTCGATATTGATCTTTCCTGGCTTGAGTTTCCTGACATGGACTGGTCCATCTTTGATTTTGTGGACTTTTGA